Proteins co-encoded in one Xanthomonas campestris pv. badrii genomic window:
- a CDS encoding STAS domain-containing protein: MTTLAIQIDPPQDTRQRVILTGRLDTHTYQDLDAALSPLLGTRITTLVLDLAALEYISSAGIRSIFKARKALATRQGKVLVSHPQPQIRKVFDMVKAVPLSDVFASTEELDAYLAAMQRKVIEQSAQGDAPIVPHFAEA; the protein is encoded by the coding sequence ATGACCACGCTCGCCATTCAGATCGACCCGCCACAAGACACCCGTCAACGCGTCATCCTGACCGGGCGGCTGGACACCCATACCTACCAGGACCTGGACGCGGCGCTGTCGCCGTTGCTGGGCACCCGCATCACCACCCTGGTGCTGGACCTGGCCGCACTGGAATACATCTCCAGCGCCGGCATTCGCAGCATCTTCAAGGCGCGCAAGGCGCTGGCCACGCGTCAGGGCAAGGTGCTGGTGTCGCACCCGCAACCACAGATCCGCAAGGTCTTCGACATGGTCAAGGCAGTGCCGCTGAGCGATGTGTTCGCCTCCACCGAGGAGCTGGACGCCTATCTGGCGGCGATGCAGCGCAAGGTGATCGAACAGAGCGCGCAGGGCGACGCGCCGATCGTGCCGCACTTCGCCGAAGCCTAG
- a CDS encoding arabinogalactan endo-1,4-beta-galactosidase, with the protein MSVFQSGYGRVLLVLLLSVLSAGAYAQGIAKGADVSWLNQQAANNPPQVFRDASNKTTDFIKLFKDVGGNAIRLRVWVNPSGGWNDGRDTLDKAKRAAAQGMRIMIDFHYSDSWADPGKQTKPAAWAGHSVAQLNTDVYSHTQGILKYLKDNGVTVTWVQVGNEINSGMLWNEGKTPNFATLGQFINSGYNATKAVYPNAKVVVHLANGYDNANFRWFFDNLRSAGGKWDVIGMSHYPPVGSWQDYNSRLDTNMRDMIARYGSDVVVAEVGMDWQQAATTRAMLSNLLSRSDAINKTHSKQVLGVFYWEPNAYPGWQGYTMGAVNNNGQLTEALQAF; encoded by the coding sequence ATGAGCGTTTTTCAATCCGGCTACGGCCGCGTGCTGTTGGTGTTGCTGCTGTCTGTCCTCAGTGCCGGCGCCTACGCCCAGGGCATTGCCAAAGGCGCCGATGTCAGCTGGCTCAATCAACAGGCGGCGAACAACCCGCCGCAGGTGTTTCGCGATGCCTCAAACAAGACCACCGACTTCATCAAGCTGTTCAAGGATGTCGGCGGCAACGCCATTCGCCTGCGCGTATGGGTCAACCCCTCCGGCGGCTGGAACGATGGCCGCGACACTCTCGATAAGGCCAAGCGCGCCGCCGCGCAGGGCATGCGCATCATGATCGACTTCCACTACAGCGACAGCTGGGCCGACCCGGGCAAGCAGACCAAGCCGGCCGCCTGGGCCGGGCACAGCGTGGCCCAGCTCAACACCGATGTGTACAGCCATACCCAGGGCATCCTCAAATACCTCAAGGACAACGGCGTCACCGTCACCTGGGTGCAGGTGGGCAACGAGATCAACAGCGGCATGTTGTGGAACGAGGGCAAGACGCCCAACTTCGCCACCCTTGGCCAGTTCATCAACAGCGGCTACAACGCCACCAAGGCGGTGTACCCCAACGCCAAGGTCGTCGTGCATCTGGCCAATGGCTACGACAACGCCAACTTCCGCTGGTTCTTCGACAACCTGCGCTCGGCCGGCGGCAAGTGGGATGTCATCGGCATGTCGCATTACCCGCCCGTCGGCAGCTGGCAGGATTACAACAGCCGCCTGGACACCAACATGCGCGACATGATTGCGCGCTACGGCAGCGACGTGGTGGTGGCCGAGGTCGGCATGGATTGGCAGCAGGCCGCCACCACCCGCGCCATGCTCAGCAACCTGCTCAGCCGCAGCGACGCCATCAACAAGACCCACAGCAAGCAGGTGCTCGGCGTGTTCTATTGGGAGCCCAACGCCTACCCGGGCTGGCAGGGTTACACCATGGGCGCGGTCAACAACAACGGCCAATTGACCGAAGCGTTGCAGGCGTTCTGA
- a CDS encoding SpoIIE family protein phosphatase, with amino-acid sequence MIGSTSRQGARVIVISVARPEASAPPVPVTPRVHWRNSLRVRVLLAATALLVVLLTVLGTVFYLGARAELVEAARIEVDGLTEQTARSLAAMLDSVQVSGRTLAASSSAVGLQPFNLRALLLATLSGDLDIGAARLIIEPRTQKASDAGFVWNVHRDGTRIVERSALEVGYDYRAMPWYQRTQRDGRAWWSEPYLNSNGGNALYTSYNLPLRRPGDAPDAAPVGMVSVDLPLQHLREIIDQLPRDIGIQPMLLSPEGMLVLSPDPALNLRRTLDGYVTRSRPDLRPLQRAVAAGQPISFSHTAPDGERFLTHSAAVGHSGWTFVLSASEAYVLSGLNWLATWVAVAALLGAVVWWWLMRRITRSLTRPIEELTDTAEHFRRGEFEYPLRHIERDDEVGVMARAFDSARDAIRHHIAEIGEMTAARERMHSELQIAREIQQAMLPSGRTFDRASSHLETCAWLEPAKAVGGDFYHFFETEPGLLWFVVGDVSDKGVPAALFMARAVSVLEIAARRHTRPDGILIAASTRLAENNDTCMFATVLCGLINVVSGDYWLASAGHEPPLLIDIDGKAYPLPLETGAPLGIEPQVAYPVLQGRMSAGQTLLGYTDGVTEAMDEHGASYGLERLIGALRPRRSAAAQCKAVIANIAHFTGKADPYDDITLLAIRLRQEHAGRVAEAGRERPGKATTP; translated from the coding sequence ATGATCGGCAGTACCAGCCGCCAGGGAGCGCGTGTCATCGTCATCTCCGTCGCCCGCCCCGAGGCCAGCGCCCCGCCAGTACCGGTCACCCCGCGCGTGCACTGGCGCAACAGCCTGCGCGTGCGGGTGCTGCTGGCCGCCACCGCGCTGCTGGTGGTGTTGCTCACGGTGCTGGGCACGGTGTTCTACCTGGGTGCGCGCGCGGAGCTGGTGGAGGCGGCACGTATTGAGGTGGACGGGCTGACCGAACAGACGGCGCGCAGCCTGGCGGCGATGCTGGATTCGGTACAGGTGAGCGGACGCACGCTGGCGGCCAGCAGCAGCGCGGTGGGGCTGCAACCATTCAACTTGCGCGCACTGCTGCTGGCCACGCTCAGCGGCGACCTGGATATCGGTGCGGCGCGCCTGATCATCGAACCACGCACGCAGAAGGCCAGCGACGCCGGTTTTGTCTGGAACGTGCACCGCGATGGCACGCGCATCGTGGAGCGCTCTGCGCTGGAGGTGGGCTACGACTACCGCGCGATGCCGTGGTACCAGCGCACCCAGCGCGATGGCCGGGCGTGGTGGTCCGAGCCGTATCTCAACAGCAATGGCGGCAACGCGCTGTACACCAGCTACAACCTGCCCTTGCGGCGGCCCGGCGATGCGCCGGACGCGGCGCCGGTGGGCATGGTGAGCGTGGACCTGCCGCTGCAGCATCTGCGCGAGATCATCGACCAGCTGCCGCGCGATATCGGCATCCAGCCGATGCTGCTGTCGCCCGAAGGCATGCTGGTGCTCAGCCCGGACCCGGCGCTCAACCTGCGTCGCACGCTGGACGGTTATGTCACACGCTCGCGGCCGGATCTGCGGCCGTTGCAACGCGCGGTGGCAGCGGGCCAGCCGATCTCGTTTTCGCACACCGCGCCCGATGGCGAGCGCTTTCTGACCCATAGCGCGGCGGTGGGGCATAGTGGCTGGACCTTCGTGTTGTCTGCCTCCGAAGCCTATGTACTGTCGGGCCTGAACTGGCTGGCGACCTGGGTGGCGGTAGCGGCCTTGCTGGGGGCGGTGGTGTGGTGGTGGCTGATGCGGCGGATCACCCGCTCGCTGACACGGCCGATCGAAGAGTTGACCGACACCGCCGAGCATTTCCGGCGCGGCGAATTCGAATACCCGTTGCGGCACATCGAACGCGATGACGAAGTGGGGGTGATGGCGCGCGCCTTCGATAGCGCACGCGATGCGATCCGCCACCATATTGCCGAGATCGGCGAGATGACCGCCGCGCGCGAGCGCATGCACAGCGAGTTGCAGATTGCGCGCGAGATCCAGCAGGCGATGCTGCCGTCCGGGCGCACCTTCGACCGTGCCAGCTCGCACCTGGAAACCTGCGCCTGGCTGGAGCCGGCCAAGGCGGTGGGCGGCGATTTCTACCATTTCTTCGAGACCGAGCCGGGCCTGTTGTGGTTCGTGGTGGGCGATGTCTCCGACAAGGGCGTGCCGGCGGCGCTGTTCATGGCGCGCGCGGTGAGCGTGCTGGAAATCGCCGCGCGCCGGCACACGCGCCCGGACGGCATCCTGATCGCCGCTTCCACCCGCCTGGCCGAAAACAACGACACCTGCATGTTCGCCACCGTGCTGTGCGGGCTGATCAATGTGGTGAGCGGCGACTACTGGCTGGCCAGCGCCGGGCACGAGCCGCCGCTGTTGATCGATATCGATGGCAAGGCCTACCCGTTGCCGCTGGAAACCGGCGCCCCGCTGGGGATCGAGCCACAGGTGGCGTACCCGGTGCTGCAGGGGCGCATGAGCGCTGGGCAGACCCTGCTGGGCTATACCGACGGGGTGACCGAGGCGATGGACGAGCATGGCGCCAGCTATGGGCTGGAGCGCCTGATCGGCGCATTGCGGCCACGCCGCAGCGCGGCGGCGCAATGCAAGGCGGTGATTGCCAACATCGCCCACTTCACCGGCAAGGCCGACCCCTACGACGACATCACCCTGCTGGCGATCCGGCTGCGGCAGGAGCATGCTGGACGGGTGGCAGAGGCTGGCCGGGAACGTCCCGGAAAGGCAACGACCCCATGA
- a CDS encoding ATP-binding protein: MKLDLAIAPSLAQLAGANDALEDSLTREGLHAERIGQVRLIVEELGCNALTHGQCAEQPLRLQLQLDPQALVLEMHDSGTAFDPCGAAMPDVTGELDDRQIGGLGLFLVHQFADHIDYRRDGAYNIVRITLLHPYAPVPEALS; encoded by the coding sequence ATGAAGCTCGATCTGGCCATCGCCCCGTCGCTGGCCCAACTGGCCGGCGCCAACGACGCGCTGGAAGATTCGCTGACGCGCGAAGGCCTGCATGCCGAACGGATCGGCCAGGTGCGGCTGATCGTGGAAGAGCTCGGTTGCAATGCGCTCACCCACGGCCAGTGCGCGGAGCAACCGCTGCGCCTGCAGCTGCAGCTCGACCCGCAGGCGCTGGTGCTGGAGATGCACGACTCTGGCACCGCCTTCGACCCCTGCGGCGCCGCCATGCCCGATGTGACCGGCGAGCTCGACGATAGGCAGATCGGCGGGCTAGGGTTGTTTCTGGTGCATCAGTTCGCCGATCACATCGATTACCGCCGCGATGGTGCATACAACATCGTGCGCATCACCCTGCTGCACCCGTACGCCCCTGTCCCCGAGGCTTTGTCATGA
- a CDS encoding XVIPCD domain-containing protein, with the protein MTVPSQQYAGLSEDVYKDRAVGRRAPGQEEIVTIEGQRYAVLDHVNNKANGYQGTIYRREGTGEIVVAHRGTEGAVNDILTDASMVTSRTNPQAADALALTKSALDIAKDVGNRTGHQPQVTVTGHSLGGALAQISAHHYDLKGETFNAYGAASLSYRIPEGGNSVINHVMASDPVSAASPHFGQVRIYAKPGEISTLSATGYSNSKANFLIPDDPLVAAGASLGAHKLGNFLGEQSALKDPNARPLAEQNARMIDEYRSDVNGLRTGTTILTRSAPGLGQDLIDAVRGPLAPGEPARRDAREHGNDHTSLRIDQPGHLGNSLFQDAQRGVHAQDARAGRTPDQHSAQLAGSLASEMHAAGGQRIDAVMMSPDAARTFAVQGRAEDPGQLRVSVDTMTAINTPLEQSSQRVADNAARQSVALEQQQAQTQQQQQGARAMG; encoded by the coding sequence ATGACCGTCCCTTCTCAGCAATACGCAGGCTTGTCCGAGGATGTCTACAAGGATCGTGCCGTTGGACGGCGTGCGCCGGGGCAGGAAGAAATCGTCACGATCGAGGGGCAGCGTTACGCCGTTCTCGATCATGTCAACAACAAGGCCAACGGCTATCAGGGCACGATCTATCGGCGTGAAGGGACCGGCGAAATCGTGGTTGCGCATCGCGGCACCGAGGGCGCGGTCAACGACATTCTCACCGACGCATCCATGGTCACCTCGCGGACCAACCCGCAGGCCGCCGATGCACTGGCATTGACGAAGAGTGCTTTGGATATCGCCAAGGACGTTGGCAATCGAACCGGGCATCAGCCGCAAGTCACCGTCACCGGCCACTCTCTCGGCGGCGCGCTTGCGCAGATCTCCGCACACCACTACGACCTCAAGGGCGAGACCTTCAACGCCTATGGCGCAGCCAGCCTGAGTTACCGCATTCCCGAAGGCGGCAACAGCGTGATCAACCACGTGATGGCGTCAGACCCGGTCAGCGCGGCGTCACCGCACTTCGGGCAGGTACGCATCTACGCCAAGCCCGGCGAAATTTCCACCTTGAGTGCGACCGGTTACAGCAACAGCAAGGCCAATTTCCTGATTCCAGACGATCCGCTCGTGGCTGCGGGGGCATCGTTGGGTGCGCACAAGCTGGGCAATTTCCTGGGCGAGCAGTCCGCGCTGAAGGACCCCAACGCGCGCCCGCTCGCCGAACAGAACGCGCGGATGATCGACGAATACCGCAGCGATGTGAATGGGCTGCGCACCGGCACCACCATCCTGACGCGCAGTGCTCCCGGCCTTGGGCAGGATCTGATCGATGCCGTCCGCGGCCCACTCGCACCAGGCGAGCCGGCCAGGCGCGATGCGCGTGAGCATGGTAACGACCACACATCGTTGCGCATCGACCAGCCGGGGCACCTGGGCAACTCACTATTTCAGGACGCCCAGCGCGGTGTGCATGCGCAAGATGCCCGCGCCGGCCGCACCCCGGACCAGCACAGCGCGCAGCTGGCGGGCAGCCTGGCATCGGAGATGCACGCCGCTGGTGGCCAGCGCATCGATGCGGTGATGATGAGCCCGGACGCCGCGCGTACCTTCGCCGTGCAGGGGCGCGCCGAAGATCCCGGGCAGCTGCGCGTGAGCGTGGACACCATGACGGCCATCAATACCCCGCTCGAGCAGAGCAGCCAGCGTGTAGCCGACAATGCCGCACGTCAGTCGGTGGCGCTGGAGCAACAGCAGGCACAGACCCAGCAACAGCAGCAGGGTGCACGCGCAATGGGCTGA